The segment TGCCTATTAAAATGCCTCtacatctatttatttatttaagaagtCAGGTAACATAAATAAAAGGTCATTCCTTTTTATGTCATAAGATATATTAAATATGAGATATCAAAGGTTAGATTTcaatatagatagatagatttAATAGATGATGATAACGAGAGTttgtttggtagtaattttagaaagagtTTTTagtttaagaagtgttttttaaaaaataaaaattagatgtatggtaaaatttagaaaatacttttaaaaatctaaaaattatttataatgttgGAAATTCATTTATGGTGTTTTATATAGAAACATTTATtctagaaaatgtttctaacatttttaatatttgaatgataaaatttttcaggtattaaaaatattaaaagtacttTCTAGAATCCCTATCAAATAGATTATTagtatatgatttttttcataatacttctaataaaacactttcattaaaaatattttttaaagaatactgagaaacatatttttaaaatatgtttattaataattttatgaagtatttctaatgtttttaatactagaaaaataaaaaattttaagtgttaaaaatactaaaaacactttataaaatcaataattataatcaaataatacGTTAGTTTAACtaaattctctttaaaaatagGTAATATATTTGCTTTATCATGAGTGAGGGAAATAACTCCTCGCATAAAAGAAGTCAAGAAGCCAAATAGAGAAAGAGTTCCATATTCCAGTTTATTTTCGATATTTCTAGCCTTGAATCTATGTTTCCCTGGATGGCTCTTATGGGTAGTGAAGCCTCCATTCGTAGACAACGAGTGAAGCTTGAAcaaaaacgtttttaatttttttgtattactcatttttcaaaataaaaaaaaatataatttgttaaattcaaaaagaaaaaaaaaactaatatatttattatttaatatatacaaaatatttttatatatttaataaaataatataatattttgcatttataaattttaaatatattaataataaatattattaatgaaataaataattaaaagttactAAATTATAAACACAttaattctttaataattttcaaataatactaattttcTTCCTGAGTATTAGCttgctttttcatttttctttttgtttgcttttgaaTGCTTCATGGAATTTCTATAAATTTATCCTAATAAATGTTTTGTATAAGAGAATATGCAATATATATTAGCGTGTTAGCTAGCTTCTAAGAAAACATTTATCAAGCAATTGATTTGAATCTAACTTTTACTTTCAATAATTGAAATGATCCAATAAACTCATCATTTGTaagcatttttcattttcagggATTGACTCAACTCCTTCGCACAAATAATGAGGCTATAGATGAAGTCTTGGACAAGATCATTGACAAGCATATACAAGATGTTAGCAAAGATGAAGTAAATCATATGAATTTCATTGATGTCGTGCTATCACTAATgaataaatcaaacaatttTGAGGATGATCCGTTATATGCTATTGATCGAAAGAATGCCAAAGCAATCATCTTGGATATACTTGTGGGTGGAATTGATTCTTCAATTACTTCAATTGAGTGGGTTATCTCCGAACTACTAAGGCATCCAAGGGTGATGAGACGACTTCAAGAAGAGTTAAAGAATGTAGTTGGCATGTGTCGAATGGTGGAAGAATCTGACTTGGAAAATTTGGGCTACTTGAATATGGTGGTGAAAGAAACCTTAAGGCTGCATCCTATTGGACCATTTCTAGTTCCACGTGAGTCTATAGAAGATATTGTAATTAATGGACATTACATACCTAAGAAGTCAAGAATTCTGATAAATACGTGGACAATTGGAAGAGACCCTAATGTTTGGTCTAACAATGTTGAAGAATTCTTTCCTGAGAGGTTCGTTGAAAACAATATTGACCTTCAAGGACATGATTTTGAACTTACTCCATTTGGATCAGGTCGTCGAGGGTGCCCTGGAATTCAATTGGGTCTAATAACTGTTCAACTCGTAGTATCTCAATTGGTGCATTGTTTTAATTGGAAGTTACCAAATGACACACCACCAAGTGAATTGAACATGAAAGAGAAATTTGGTTTGACAATGCCGAGGGTTGATCACCTGTTAGCCACGCCAACTTATCGATTACCTACTTAAAATTCCTAcctttatattgtattttgtaCAAGGGGCTTTGTAATGGGATGGTGTTCAAAATGTTAGCACGTGCATGTATGACATATTTCATAAAGAGTTTGAAGTACTAGTTTTAATAACTGGCAGTGCAAAATTACTTAAGACTTATTTcttctattaaaatatttttgggcatttaggctttctctattttttttttggagtctTCTTTTCCTTGCAAAAGAAAGGAACAAGATTTATACAAATGGTTTGCGGGCTCAAGCCTCGAGCAGCCACAAAAGGAGGCCTGTGCGCATCAAcctaacatatttattaaatcaGTTAAATAGTATGTTGTAATAAATGAGTCATGTTACATATATTTTGTCATGATTATTAAATGACTAATGTTCATGTTAATATTTCTTATGTCAGTACAATATCAACCCCATGGACAAAATCCATTGTCACCCCACACATGAGTCCAAGGAGCAAACAAAACATCCAAATCATACGTTCGAGACCCACTTGaggcttatttatttatttatttaaaaaaatatttttttttactaaaactaaaaataatgatagtatgaaaagaaataataaattgaaaatgacatgatataattttcaaataaatttaaggaaaatttaTATCTCTAAACCAAAAGTAACGGTAGAAGAAAACGATAATAAATTCTCtcattaatttaaacaattaaaaaaaagttaaaaaaattaaatatagtcAATTCATTACTgtttgaaacaaataaaaaaacaaaaacactccCAAATTAGCATTACCCTTTAACCGTCGAACTTCAAGGCTATTTCAAAAAAAGAGGTAGTAGTACTGATGACCCAATTTAACTAAAATATCTAATGTCACGAGTTTGTTTTAAAGTTGGAAGtttttgaagagtttttatAGTTAAATGACTCACTTATTCCTATCCTAAAGTTCTTGCAGCTTTTTTTGGATCACCTTATAACAGCTCAAATATAGCACATACTATTGGAAACTAGCACTCGATCGGTAGGGTTACTAATTATTGATAGCCTTTAAAGactatttagtaaaatttaatacttattatttaataactttaatactcgattttaaattaaattcttctAAAGtggttgatttaaaatttattatttaatttttactttaagcatttagattgtttgataaaactaacttaaattttattttaaattattaaattgatatacttattttcataaattataattaagacaaAGGAATAGTGGAGGTCATGAAGTAGTAAAGgagaattaaaacaagtaaagataaaataaataaaatgaagatgttaacttaaaaacaagttaattattttttacttaaaaaaataactttgagTTACATCATTAAGTTagtttatcaaacatacttaatgtatataatgatttaaattaagttattaaatcacttttaagttattaaattgatttatcagaCACCcactaaatattatgattatacttaaaaaattaaataaaattataaagggacgtaaaatttaaatttaaatttatcgTATACACATATTGTAattcaaaattgaataattaaattaatttaggttttagaaattaatttattaaatataataatacttaaaatagatGCAACAACTTTTCAATCATTAAGCCATTTTTAGACAAATATTTCAATTGAAATACATAAATGTATAATTAAATCATCTACGTAAGagactattttctatttaataccatataaattatcataaaaaaaaaaatgtttcaatcaTGACTTagatcaaaatatttgtcatataattgaaaatacttttacaattattaatttttgtaaatattttataaaaaattcataaaactacatatatatatatatatataaaaataaaattcctgATATAAAATGATCAACCCGTTTTCTACTTTGTCTGTAGATCTGCCCACCTTTTTCCTTATCATCGTCCGTTTGTAGTGGTACATGCAACCTGGTCACGAAAGAATAGGGTGGATCCCATTGCCGGCTAGGCATCCTCcaataaatcaaatatgtagATGATACGATTGAGACGCTTCAGGCAATGCTGGCCATGAGTAGCCATTTGTACATgtccaaaaaaccaaaaaaaaacaaaaaaaaacaaaagcaaaacatGATTCACGTTTGCAGTAGGATCCAAGAGTTGATATGTTTGAGATTTGATGTTAGTACGTAGAGATAAATGTTGGATTAAGAAGTAAGATTAAGATTCTATAtgttttgaatttgatgttGGCCTAGAAACTATGTTCAAAGTTATTACGGCCGCATAAAGATGATCTAGCTTTATCCTAGAACCAACTAAAACTGTGCAAAAATCAAGTGGCTTGAAAAACCATTGaatcattttgatttatgatttcCATTTGATcttgatttaaatttaaatttatcttaTGCACATATTGTAattcaaaattgaataattaaattaatttaggttttagaaatcaattaatttattaaatataataatttttaaaatagatgcaACAACTTTTCAATCATTAAGCCATCTTTTAGACAAATATTTCAACTTAAATACATAAATGTATAATTAAATCATCTACGTAAGAGAATGGATCTCCTTGCAAACAAGATCTATCCTCTTTTGGTCAAAAGAAAATTCAGACCAGTGTTCGCATGCTTAGAGGTCATAGTGGTGCTGTTACTGCATTACATTGTGTAACAAGAAGAGAGGTGTGGGATCTTGTGGGTGATCGTGAAGATGCAAGTTTCTTTATCAGTGGAAGCACTGACTGCTTGGTAAAATTGTGTATTTGATTGGTTATTTGCACCAAAAAATTTCAATGCATGAAAATTAAACATGGTTGTTGGTAGTTTGACTGTGAGTTG is part of the Vitis riparia cultivar Riparia Gloire de Montpellier isolate 1030 chromosome 17, EGFV_Vit.rip_1.0, whole genome shotgun sequence genome and harbors:
- the LOC117904962 gene encoding cytochrome P450 CYP736A12-like — its product is MALFTVAILLVILGAMWVTLSHLKLPAGYRKLPPGPWGLPIIGSLHMLGSLPHRNLSRLAKKYGPIMFMRLGCVPTIVVSSPEAAKLVMKTHDAVFASRPKLQAYEYLSYGAKGVAFTEYGPYWRHVRKLCALHLFSSAKINSFASVRKAEVGLLVKSVKEMASAGEVVDISAKVAGVVEDMAYRMVFGHNKDRIFDLKTLIREATRLAGTFNLADYVPFLGPLDLQGLTQLLRTNNEAIDEVLDKIIDKHIQDVSKDEVNHMNFIDVVLSLMNKSNNFEDDPLYAIDRKNAKAIILDILVGGIDSSITSIEWVISELLRHPRVMRRLQEELKNVVGMCRMVEESDLENLGYLNMVVKETLRLHPIGPFLVPRESIEDIVINGHYIPKKSRILINTWTIGRDPNVWSNNVEEFFPERFVENNIDLQGHDFELTPFGSGRRGCPGIQLGLITVQLVVSQLVHCFNWKLPNDTPPSELNMKEKFGLTMPRVDHLLATPTYRLPT